The Benincasa hispida cultivar B227 chromosome 11, ASM972705v1, whole genome shotgun sequence genome has a segment encoding these proteins:
- the LOC120091392 gene encoding uncharacterized protein LOC120091392, whose translation MGIKVLSVQNMVSWSCFHLMKNAIPEPAAANIKLINSDGVVRIYHQPIYVSEVLLEFPKHLVCRSDSFYIGQKIPPLSDQDLLQLGHKYFLLPKPFFHSVLSFVTIASFFSASASNSNNKNRFVNNAAACHRPFDLQRTPSGCLRIRVSDEFISQLLEQGNNPKPLSHQQSASSLPLGKICTTPQLAKDYTQLVRTRQWKPKLETIIETKKKRISTFGLKKANPFHSPPLRSSYPLHHLRSIPLAYKPKIRIKSRT comes from the coding sequence ATGGGGATAAAGGTGCTCAGTGTTCAAAATATGGTTTCATGGTCTTGTTTTCATTTAATGAAGAACGCAATTCCTGAACCCGCCGCTGCTAATATCAAGCTCATTAATTCCGATGGTGTTGTTAGAATCTACCACCAACCCATTTACGTTTCTGAGGTTTTGCTTGAATTTCCCAAGCATTTAGTTTGCCGATCTGATTCCTTTTACATCGGTCAGAAAATCCCTCCTCTCTCCGATCAAGATCTTCTCCAACTCGGTCATAAGTACTTTCTTCTCCCCAAGCCCTTTTTCCACTCTGTTCTTTCTTTCGTCACAATCGCTTCTTTCTTTTCCGCTTCCGCTTCCAACTCCAATAACAAGAATAGATTCGTTAACAACGCCGCCGCCTGCCACCGCCCTTTTGACCTCCAACGAACCCCTTCCGGCTGCCTCAGAATCCGAGTCTCCGATGAGTTCATTTCTCAATTACTAGAACAGGGGAATAATCCTAAACCACTCTCACACCAACAATCCGCTTCTTCATTACCGCTTGGAAAAATCTGCACTACGCCTCAGTTGGCCAAGGATTATACCCAGCTCGTTAGAACACGGCAATGGAAACCCAAGCTCGAGACCATTATAGAGACAAAGAAGAAACGGATTTCAACTTTTGGGTTGAAGAAGGCTAACCCATTTCACTCACCGCCGCTCCGATCGTCTTACCCACTTCACCATCTTCGTTCAATTCCCTTAGCTTATAAGCCTAAGATTCGAATCAAATCCCGAACTTAA